A stretch of the Thunnus thynnus chromosome 7, fThuThy2.1, whole genome shotgun sequence genome encodes the following:
- the sst1.1 gene encoding somatostatin 1, tandem duplicate 1, whose translation MKMVRCLLLLLLSLSASISCSSAAQRDSKLRLLLHRTPLLGSKQDVSGASLAELLLSDLLQVENEALEEENFPLGEGEPEDVHVDLERAAAAGSGPLLAPRERKAGCKNFFWKTFTSC comes from the exons atgaagaTGGTCCGctgcctcctcctgctcctcctctccctcagcGCCTCCATCAGCTGCTCCTCCGCCGCGCAGAGAGACTCCAAACTCCGCCTGCTGCTGCACCGGACCCCGCTGCTGGGCTCCAAACAG GACGTGTCTGGCGCGTCGCTGGCGGAGCTGCTCCTGTCGGACCTCCTGCAGGTGGAGAACGAGGCTCTGGAGGAGGAGAACTTCCCTCTGGGTGAAGGAGAACCGGAGGACGTTCATGTGGATCTGGAACGAGCCGCCGCCGCCGGCAGCGGGCCCCTGCTGGCCCCCCGAGAACGCAAAGCCGGCTGCAAGAACTTCTTCTGGAAGACCTTCACATCCTGCTGA